DNA sequence from the Malus sylvestris chromosome 10, drMalSylv7.2, whole genome shotgun sequence genome:
GCtccgtcaccttccaggtgtcaaTTAGCAAGGCTCAATTCAGAGTCCTAGTTGACATTCCGGGTCGGAATGTGTCAAGTCATCCCATCAATTTATTAGATTTGATTCCTCCACATATATTTTGTGCTGtgtatttttttgaatttaaaaagcCTAAAGAAATTATGCCCTCCCAAAATAgatataagaaaattaaaaaacaaataaataaaaaaaagacgcATAAAATGACTGCCTTCTTCTTTTAATTAAATGGAATGGAATCATTAAGCAAATTTCACTGCTAATAATATTCACTTAGTTATAATTGCAACAATATACATATTTGAGAGATTTAAGTTCAATTCTTGCCAAATACAAATTTGAAAACCACATAGTCTACCCCAcccattaatataaataatatcgtctATTATTTTTGGGTCAAACGatatattttgttagattagctaCTGACGGGGTTCGAACCACACctattaatataaataatatcgtatgttttttttttttttgttaaacgatagattttgttaaattaattacCGACGAAGTTCAAAATCCACGCCGTCATGTAATgattcaaaggaaaactaatgaaaaaggcttgaaaactttgagttttaatgataaggacaaaataaagggtaaagtgaatagtaccaggattgactttttagtgtaaaaatgtggtttttcgttaaagtgaacagtaccaggaacttttcgttaaagttcctatgATTCAATACCCTTCTACCATTGTGATAAATGACTATTTacaaataatatcgtttgttaaaagtATCTGATGCTTTCGAAGCTTCTCCttaattgaattcttttttttcctaaaaaataaaaaatcatgtgaCAGCGTGGTGTCACGTAACAAGGATATGCCGCGTCGTACCAAGAATCTCCCCAACATAAGACACCGGTACTGAAACTCAAGTGGCATAACTACAACTTTTAACTTATAATCTTAACCTGAATATTCTCAGCCACCAGCCACCAGCCACCagccaccctctctctctctctctctctcaaccttGAATATTCTAAGCCATCAGCcacccccctctctctccctccccgtACCGCCGCCGTCTTCGACTCCTCACATTTCCATATCCAATAAAAAAGAGCAACATGTTGGCATCAAACCTGCCAAAGAGCCCCTTCTTCCCCACCCGCTATGTCCCGGTCTCCCCCTCCTTCCACATCACCTGCAGCGTCTCGCAGCTGCAATCGGCGGCGGAAGCAGTGAACGGCAGAGTTGCCGAACGGAACGAGATTCGCCTCGGCTTGCCCAGCAAAGGCCGTATGGCTGCCGACACTCTTGATCTCCTCAAGGACTGCCAGCTGTCCGTCAAGCACGTCAATCCTCGTCAATACGTCGCCCAAATCCCTCAGGTTCCTGAATTTCATCAAATATCCTtcaaatttacttttttttttgtttatggtaaaaattaatttgattttccatgaattttacTGCGTGCAGCTTTCGGACTTGGAGGTGTGGTTTCAACGGCCGAAGGACATTGTGCGGAAATTGTTGTCCGGAGACTTGGACCTTGGCATTGCGGGTTTTGATACTGTCAGTGAATACGGAGAGGTAGATATCTCAATCTGTTAAtccaattttattaattttagggttttttcaaTTGTTTACGTCATTgggttttcctttgttttcatttttgttgaatttcGTTACAAGTTTTGCAACTTGCTATGAATATGGACTGATAACATGTCACGAAATTGGAGTGATTTGTGTATGTTCTGAAATTAACTGCAGTCATTGcatgcaacaacaacaacaaagccttttcccactaagtggggtcggctacaTGAATCATAGAACGCCATTGCTCTTGGCTATataaagccttttcccactaactGCAGTCATTGCATCTCTTGAAGAAATCTGCTTGCTATCTAAAATGATTCTGAAGAAGTACACTGTTGTTTAAAAAGCTTATCCTTTGGGTTGAAATCGAATCATTTAAAATACAGTAGGGTTTCCCGTTTTAATTCGTTCCGGGAAGACCCAGGACTGTGGTTGACAAACCAGGAAATAAGTTAGAACCAGAAACAGCTGAACATATACATGCACTAGTGCGGACTAACAGCTCATAAAGCATTATGGTATCTGTGTTTTCATCACTTCTAATACATATGGATGCTCTAGTATAGTTCGGTGGCAGTAAACGGTTACGTTAATTTTGAAGAGCTCCATTATATTTTACAATTGAGTGTTCTCTGAATTTGAAACTAGGGCCATCTCCTAGTATCTCTGGACGATTAGTTTTTGAATTGTGAGTTGTGACCTGATCAACTGGAAATGGAGGTCTTTTTCTTGTGTGTAACTCTTTCATTTCATACATTGTGTCAAAAAAATTGCTTGCAGTAATGTTGGCCTTCTACTTAAGAATGTTTCagtatttattatttttgttatccAAAATGAATATGAACTACTGCATTGATATTTAACGTTTATCACTGATATTACTCGTTCAAAGAGAACGGAAAGCTGAACATCCAAAGTTGTCTTTTAGGGGAATGAAGATCTTATCATTGTTCATGATGCTCTTGATTATGGGGACTGCCGTTTATCCCTTGCAGTGAGTTGCTTTTTCATTTCCCAAACTGAAGACTCCAATTATTCCACTTGTATCTTGAATaccttcaaaatttcaaatatcctttgttttttcagattCCGAAATACGGGatttttgaaaatataaattcaCTGACGGAGCTAGCACAAATGCCTCAATGGACTAAAGAGAAACCTCTCCGAGTTGCTACTGGCTTCACCTATGTATGCATTGTATTTATGATTTTGCTTCTTGTATTATTCTTCACTTTCTATGCTGGGAACAAGTTTCTTTTGCTGTCTCTTTGGAAATAAGGGTTTTGTTTGCATTTTTCATTTTCGTCTTCTATTGCAGCTCGGTCCTAAATTTATGAAAGATAATGGATTGAACCATGTGAGTTTTTCAACTGCTGATGGAGCACTCGAGGCAGCTCCTGCGGTAAGAATGTACTTTGTCAGAGTAACTGTAACATTTGGTGGAATGTTTTTAATTTATGTGGAGCATTGTCCTCTAATGTGGTTGCATTGCTCCAAGTGTAGTTTAATGCATGGCACATATTTGCcagcatacatatatatatatattcaatttgTGTTTCATGATTCCATTCGATGAAAAACATAGGTTATTGATTTATTATCTACTTACCAATATCTAAACATAAGCTGTCTCATTGAACGTTATCCTAGTCCAGACTTCTATTGGATTCTAGTTGCTGCAGTTAAGAATCTTAAGATGACGATATTGCTTGAATAGACTGAATCCATGCTTAAGTTTAAGATGACAATACGTTCAGTAACTTTGTGGTTAGGTAGTTGACTCAAACGAGATGGTCAACATTTTGTACTGATATGGACAGTGGAAAACGCTTGCGAAGAATAATGAAAAtagggatttagggtttatGGAGGAGCTCTTGACCAACTTTACTTTTTTTGTGTGTAATTTCCCTTCCCTTTATTCCATTACGTTTACACCTTTATATGGTGCCATATTAGTCCAATCAAATGCCATTTAACTACAAAATAGGATAATACTAACCCACTACAACTCTACTAATTAGGCCATTTTAACAACTAGAAAATAATGTTCGTTTACAAAAACACGTAACATGTAAATGTAACTTGATGTGGTGTTGTTGGCCTTGAAATCTGAAGCTGGGGAGAGGATAATTAAATACTGCTTGTCTCTCTTTTAAATTTAGATGGGGATAGCTGATGCAATTTTGGACCTCGTGAGTAGTGGGACGACACTGAAGGAAAACAACCTAAAAGAGATTGATGGGGGAGTTGTGTTACAAAGCCAGGTAGGCTTTTGGTTTATGGCTTATCTTACCGAGCATGTGATCTCGTAGGTTTAAGCATGCATCCAGAAGGAGCTGGTTCAAAACCCTGCTCCTTCTATATCTTCTTGTATGGTTGTAATTAGAATTTCTTTAGGCAGTTCTTGTTGCAAGCAAGAAGTCATTGATCCAAAGGAAAAGCGCCCTTGACACGACACATGAGATTCTTGAAAGATTAGAGGCGCATCTAAGGGCTCAGGGTCAGTTCATGGTGCGTATTGCATgtctttaaaaaataaaaatccagtTTTGCCCCTTCAGTTCTTGTTTTCTTACACATTTATGGCAGGTAACTGCAAATATGAGAGGAAATAGTGCAGCGGAAGTGGCTGAGCGAGTCTTGAGCCAGCCATCATTATCTGGTTTGCAGGTGAGGTTTGAAATGAAGCATCACTCCATCTAACCATGAACCATAAGTTGCAGTATACCATAATAAGTGGTCTTTtatcattataatatataaaccgatcctgtttttttatttttctgatgAGTTTGTAAATAATATACATGGTTACACATGCAGGGACCCACCATAAGTCCGGTATTTTGCAAAAGTGGTGGGCAAATTGCAGCCGATTACTATGCCATAGTCATATGTGTACCAAAAAAGGCACTATACAAGTCCGTTCAACAACTGAGAGCGGTGAGCCATGATATTTATTATAAAACTGTTGGTCAATGCTGTGTAAAATGAATCATCCTTATCAAATGCCATGAGAGTGCTTGCTCTGTTGAGCAGCACCCTCAACATACATGCAACTACTGAATTCTTCTGGCTTCTATATCTGCGTGTGCAAgactaaaaacacaaataaataagtcAGAGGATGGTTTGACTATTCAGTCGAAGGTTTAGTTTCatcattatattttaaaaattagggACCATGAACTTATGTTGAATTGGCTAGAAACTTTTCAGGTCTGTTTATTTCCTACACAACTGAATATGCTCCTCTATGGTTTTTTTCACAAGCTAAACTTCTTCagctttttaaatttataagcaGCCAACTATTTTCTTTAATTGTCCAAATCTTCCCTCTGATATGGTTTTACAAACAAACGATAGTTGAAATTTGGTTAATACTTAGAGCTAACAGAAGACTTGGTGCAAAACCTAGCACGAAGGCGTTctggattcatatagccgaccccacttagtgggataaggctttgttgttgttgaaatttGGTTCGAAACTGTTTTTACTTTTCAGTTAGTCATTTGCTAATATGCTGGAATAATGGTTCTAAATTAGAACTGGTTGTGAATATTGGGTTTGAAGTTTCTCTGCCTACCTATTAGCTGCATAAATCATTGTGCCTGCCTCTTGTGCGCAAGACATATTTTCTTGTTCTGAAATTTTGAATCTGATTCCATGTTTGACTGAAGGATTTTCATTCACTTGGATACCGGGGTTTAATCTCCTTGCTCTAATTTGTTCAGATTGGAGGCAGCGGAGTTCTAATTTCCCCATTGACCTACATTTTTGATGAAGAAACACCAAGATGGCGTGAACTTCTCACAAAGCTTGGCCTCTAGTTCTCTCTAGCCGATGATGTGCATGGTTTGTTGTAATTTTCTGTAGCTATGGCAGTTTTTAAGAGTTTGATGAGCAAACACATATTGATACCTATCTTTGGATTGACAACTTGGCTTGTAATCGGAGTAGTGACTTAAAGATATTTCCGTTTTGTATGCGATTTTTTTCTTATCCTCTATATCCCTATTTTGGTTAGTCCGACGACAACTCTcaatttttttaccatttttcAGTACCATTATGTGTAATATTCGTGGATTTTGAACATCTGTATGCATTTGTCTTTCAGAATTATCCAACCATGATTAAAGTTTTGAAGCCGATTTTACGTGCATTGTAATTTTGTTATTGAGCGCCTACTATGATGGAAGCCATTGTTTCTAGCAACTCTATGAAACATTAGGGCTGTGTTTTGTGCACCTCCTTGGAAGGGCTAAGGAATTATTGTCTTAAGTAACGCTCGTAACCCGTGTTTGCTATCAAGTGGTTCGAAATTGCTTCGCTATGCAACGACGTGCTCTGCCACCTCGCTAACAAGAAACTCGCACCGGTGgttttcaaattgaatgattttttttttcaaagatgaaCTTCATATGACGATAAAGAGGTCTGCCACC
Encoded proteins:
- the LOC126587135 gene encoding ATP phosphoribosyltransferase 1, chloroplastic-like; amino-acid sequence: MLASNLPKSPFFPTRYVPVSPSFHITCSVSQLQSAAEAVNGRVAERNEIRLGLPSKGRMAADTLDLLKDCQLSVKHVNPRQYVAQIPQLSDLEVWFQRPKDIVRKLLSGDLDLGIAGFDTVSEYGEGNEDLIIVHDALDYGDCRLSLAIPKYGIFENINSLTELAQMPQWTKEKPLRVATGFTYLGPKFMKDNGLNHVSFSTADGALEAAPAMGIADAILDLVSSGTTLKENNLKEIDGGVVLQSQAVLVASKKSLIQRKSALDTTHEILERLEAHLRAQGQFMVTANMRGNSAAEVAERVLSQPSLSGLQGPTISPVFCKSGGQIAADYYAIVICVPKKALYKSVQQLRAIGGSGVLISPLTYIFDEETPRWRELLTKLGL